From Brevinematia bacterium, the proteins below share one genomic window:
- the argJ gene encoding bifunctional glutamate N-acetyltransferase/amino-acid acetyltransferase ArgJ, translating to MRRISGGVTAPRGFRANGVAGGIKLSGRKDISLIISEVPSVSAGVFTTNVFKSASVLVSMEILKKNPTGIRGIIANSGNANCLTGERGIEDARRMARLVEEKLGFSENSVLVASTGIIGKPLPMDVVEYGIAKVCERIKHESSSSNSAEGIMTTDTKIKETAIQHISGLETFKIGAIGKGSGMINPMMATMLCFVTTDAKITCELLQKALKKAVDETFNRISVDGDMSPNDTVLVLANGMSEFSVEKEDRNFELFTDYLREVLNDLAMMIVEDGEGVTKVVKIEVINASREKVAQSIARKIGNSLLVKTMLFGENPNWGRIIAAIGSAGEQVKPNKLVVKVNDKVIFDRGNYLGYPSNDVLKGKNINILVDLGTGKRKYFLFTTDLSYEYVKINAEYT from the coding sequence ATGCGCAGAATTTCTGGAGGTGTTACTGCTCCTAGAGGATTTAGAGCTAATGGTGTAGCCGGAGGAATAAAACTATCAGGTAGAAAAGACATCTCACTTATAATTTCCGAAGTTCCGTCTGTTTCTGCTGGTGTCTTTACAACAAATGTCTTTAAGTCTGCATCAGTATTGGTGAGTATGGAGATTTTGAAAAAGAACCCTACCGGAATAAGAGGCATAATAGCAAACAGTGGTAACGCAAATTGCTTAACAGGTGAGAGGGGGATAGAGGATGCTAGGAGGATGGCTAGGCTCGTTGAAGAAAAATTGGGCTTTAGTGAAAATTCCGTTCTCGTTGCCTCAACTGGCATTATTGGAAAACCTTTGCCTATGGATGTTGTTGAATATGGCATTGCAAAAGTATGTGAAAGGATAAAACATGAAAGTTCCTCAAGCAACTCCGCAGAAGGAATAATGACTACCGATACCAAAATAAAGGAAACAGCAATCCAACATATCTCTGGTCTTGAAACCTTCAAAATCGGAGCGATAGGCAAAGGAAGTGGAATGATAAACCCTATGATGGCTACAATGCTGTGTTTCGTTACAACAGATGCTAAAATAACCTGTGAATTGCTACAAAAGGCTTTGAAAAAGGCGGTAGATGAAACCTTTAATAGGATTTCTGTTGACGGAGACATGAGCCCAAATGATACTGTTCTTGTCCTAGCTAATGGAATGTCGGAGTTTTCTGTAGAAAAAGAGGATAGAAACTTTGAGTTATTTACAGACTATCTGAGAGAAGTCCTGAATGATTTGGCAATGATGATAGTTGAGGATGGTGAGGGGGTTACAAAAGTTGTGAAAATAGAAGTGATAAACGCTTCTAGGGAGAAAGTAGCTCAGAGTATAGCAAGAAAAATTGGTAATTCTCTTTTAGTAAAAACTATGCTATTTGGTGAAAATCCAAACTGGGGTAGAATTATAGCAGCAATTGGTTCAGCAGGTGAGCAGGTAAAACCAAACAAACTGGTTGTGAAAGTAAACGATAAGGTTATCTTTGATAGGGGGAATTACCTAGGATATCCTAGCAATGACGTTTTAAAGGGCAAAAACATCAATATACTTGTTGACCTAGGCACAGGAAAAAGAAAATACTTCTTATTCACTACTGATCTGAGTTATGAGTACGTAAAGATAAACGCAGAATACACTTAG
- a CDS encoding pyridoxine 5'-phosphate synthase gives MLKKKLGVNIDHVATLRQARRGVEPDPISVIPIVELAGADSITMHLREDRRHIQDRDVFLAKQIIKTSLNLEMSINEEIVKIALDLVPNEVCIVPERREEITTEGGLDIKPIKSRLEDVIRSLRSKGVVVSLFVEPEKEAISLSKEVGADYIEIHTGRYANSSGDVMLLELNKIREMSAYARSIGLGVNAGHGLNYKNAYDIATIPEIETLNIGHSIISRAIFVGIRQAVVEMKDIILRGYYDLIAARD, from the coding sequence GTGCTAAAAAAGAAACTAGGAGTTAACATAGACCATGTTGCGACCTTAAGACAAGCCAGAAGGGGTGTGGAACCTGACCCAATATCTGTAATACCTATAGTAGAGCTTGCAGGTGCTGATAGTATAACGATGCATCTTAGAGAAGATAGGAGACATATTCAGGATAGGGATGTTTTTCTTGCAAAGCAGATAATAAAAACCTCCCTTAATTTGGAGATGTCAATAAACGAGGAAATAGTAAAAATAGCACTTGATCTTGTGCCTAATGAGGTTTGCATAGTACCTGAACGTAGAGAAGAGATAACAACCGAGGGGGGACTGGACATAAAGCCGATTAAATCCAGACTTGAAGATGTCATAAGATCTCTTAGGAGTAAGGGAGTTGTTGTAAGTTTATTTGTTGAGCCTGAGAAAGAAGCAATTAGTTTATCTAAAGAGGTTGGGGCCGATTATATAGAGATTCACACGGGTAGGTATGCCAATTCTTCTGGCGATGTGATGCTTCTTGAGTTGAATAAGATAAGGGAAATGTCAGCATATGCTAGGTCTATAGGTTTAGGAGTAAACGCAGGACATGGACTAAACTACAAGAATGCTTACGACATTGCTACGATCCCTGAGATAGAAACCCTAAACATAGGGCATAGTATAATCAGTAGAGCAATATTTGTTGGAATAAGGCAAGCAGTTGTTGAGATGAAGGATATCATCCTCCGTGGCTACTACGACCTAATAGCCGCAAGGGATTAA